One genomic window of Vibrio natriegens NBRC 15636 = ATCC 14048 = DSM 759 includes the following:
- a CDS encoding helix-turn-helix domain-containing protein has translation MGRQIQHFCKAKGVTIAEMAERIQLSMGYVSQVERGVTSLPIPKL, from the coding sequence ATTGGCCGCCAGATTCAGCATTTTTGTAAGGCTAAAGGCGTAACTATCGCTGAGATGGCCGAGCGTATTCAGCTTTCAATGGGATATGTCAGTCAGGTTGAGCGTGGGGTTACCTCTCTGCCGATTCCAAAACTTTAA
- a CDS encoding NAD-dependent epimerase/dehydratase family protein — translation MRGQFKGDYFSRFNLTQTDSPQLENAPFAPNGVKGQVRAQITSMLLDAMKQGSIEAVICRAPEFYGPGKTQSITNSTIIDALVAGKIAKVFLCDDVKRNLIYTPDASRAIALIGNTPDGYGQTWHLPYDDNRLNYHQFTS, via the coding sequence TTGCGAGGTCAATTCAAAGGCGATTACTTTTCGCGCTTCAACCTTACACAAACCGATTCACCTCAATTAGAGAACGCGCCTTTTGCACCTAATGGAGTTAAAGGACAAGTTCGTGCTCAGATCACTAGTATGCTGCTTGACGCGATGAAGCAAGGTTCAATCGAAGCTGTTATCTGTCGTGCGCCTGAATTTTATGGTCCGGGTAAGACGCAAAGCATCACGAACTCGACCATTATCGACGCTCTTGTTGCAGGTAAAATTGCCAAAGTCTTTTTGTGTGATGATGTAAAACGCAACCTCATTTATACGCCAGATGCTAGTCGGGCAATAGCTCTTATCGGTAACACTCCGGATGGGTACGGACAGACCTGGCACTTGCCATATGACGACAACAGACTTAATTACCATCAGTTTACGAGCTAG
- a CDS encoding sigma-54 interaction domain-containing protein: MTELHATATLKDSAFKTLADSFATFYSNTIAIDQQHRITWISKGYRQFLGLSHNPVGEPITRYIQNSFLPRVSDSGEPVLLELLWVKQQWTLVSVIPLQSDQGEVIGAFGFVALEQRKGFHSLANRFNQMQQQLDNVTQELNQARQNKYRLSQITGRSEQLQNVKHQIRQAARFDISVLLTGETGTGKEMFAHALHELSARSHNAFVSLNVAAIPNNLIEAEFFGVAPGAYTGASNKGRKGKLELADGGTLFLDEIGDMPLELQSKLLRALQEQEFEPLGSNKVKKVNIRIVAATSRNLPKMVENGEFRADLYYRLNAMPIHLPPLRERQADIDLIAERLLDELCIRLHLPVKYLTPDAINLLCQHSWPGNVRELQNLLERAVIMAEEHTEIDVQLIQPLLVPTAQFQQTAQTQPISPRIDPNTGLPIYTLSSANRLSPTLPQANTPPQPLHEQIARAERNAIETALAYTQGHKVQTAKLLGISRASLYEKMRKLDIQYIKNS; the protein is encoded by the coding sequence ATGACAGAACTACATGCAACAGCGACACTCAAGGACTCCGCCTTCAAAACCCTAGCGGATTCCTTTGCCACCTTTTATAGCAATACCATCGCTATTGACCAACAGCACCGCATCACCTGGATAAGTAAGGGCTATCGTCAGTTTCTGGGGCTGAGCCATAACCCTGTAGGTGAGCCTATCACCCGTTATATTCAAAATAGTTTTCTACCCAGAGTCTCCGACAGTGGAGAACCGGTACTGCTGGAACTGTTATGGGTCAAACAACAGTGGACACTGGTGAGCGTGATTCCTCTGCAATCGGATCAGGGAGAGGTGATCGGAGCCTTTGGTTTTGTTGCTTTGGAGCAACGCAAAGGTTTTCACTCCCTGGCCAACCGCTTCAACCAAATGCAGCAACAACTGGACAATGTCACCCAGGAGTTAAATCAGGCAAGACAAAATAAATACCGCTTATCTCAGATTACGGGCCGCAGCGAACAACTGCAGAATGTCAAACATCAGATACGACAAGCGGCACGATTTGATATCTCTGTTCTACTGACCGGCGAAACGGGCACCGGCAAGGAGATGTTTGCCCACGCCCTGCATGAACTCTCAGCCCGCTCCCATAACGCCTTTGTCTCACTTAATGTCGCCGCAATTCCCAATAACCTGATCGAAGCAGAGTTCTTTGGTGTCGCCCCCGGAGCCTATACCGGCGCATCCAACAAGGGGCGTAAAGGTAAACTGGAGCTGGCCGATGGCGGCACCCTGTTTCTTGATGAAATTGGCGATATGCCACTGGAGCTGCAAAGTAAATTGCTGCGCGCCCTCCAGGAGCAAGAGTTTGAGCCATTGGGTTCCAATAAGGTAAAAAAAGTCAATATTCGCATCGTTGCCGCCACCAGTCGTAATCTGCCAAAAATGGTAGAAAACGGCGAGTTTCGCGCAGACCTTTACTACCGCCTTAATGCCATGCCGATCCATCTGCCCCCTCTTCGTGAACGTCAGGCAGACATTGACCTGATTGCAGAACGCCTGCTGGATGAGCTCTGTATCAGACTGCATCTGCCAGTTAAGTACCTGACACCGGATGCCATTAACCTACTGTGTCAGCACTCTTGGCCGGGCAATGTACGGGAACTGCAAAACCTGTTGGAACGAGCGGTGATTATGGCAGAGGAACACACCGAGATTGATGTCCAACTGATTCAGCCACTGTTAGTTCCAACAGCACAGTTTCAACAGACTGCACAGACGCAACCAATATCACCGAGAATAGATCCGAACACGGGATTGCCTATATACACTCTTTCATCAGCTAACCGACTTTCCCCCACTCTGCCTCAGGCCAACACTCCACCACAACCACTGCATGAACAGATTGCCCGAGCAGAGCGTAACGCTATTGAAACCGCACTTGCTTACACTCAAGGGCATAAGGTACAAACCGCTAAGCTGCTGGGCATATCCCGTGCAAGTTTGTATGAAAAGATGCGTAAGCTGGATATTCAGTACATAAAGAACTCATGA
- a CDS encoding solute:sodium symporter family transporter — protein sequence MPMTILLSFFFFTGFVVFYTWSRVKNQKNDSKDGFFLGGRSLTGGLIASSLILTNLSATSFVGMSALSFKGNMSVMGYEVASGITLIIIALFLVPRYLKQGITTIPDFLESRYDLSVKQFVTVLFLLSYIINLLPNTLYAGAMVIGGIFDVETMLGINRFQAILLIASIIGVLGLFYAIYGGLKAVVIADTLNGVGLIVGGLMIPIFGLIVLGGGSFMEGLEVITTNATDKLQAVGAEDDPNVPFSTMFTGLLLVNLYYWGTDQAIIQRALGAKNLKEGQKGVILAGAIKVVTPLFLIIPGIIAFHMFGTADAAGQSYEADTMYTRLVNEVLPKPLVGFFLAAMFGAILSTFNGVLNSSTTLFTLNVYKPLFDKENKLSDEQLVNKGRVFGLFIAILSVGIAPFIMFAPNGLFDLLQRLAGLFSVPIFTIVFMGYITKRVPAIAAKVSLAVFVGTYGIVQFTPATMHGYLGPLKPLAELHFFHQLAVLFVICCVIMYIIGKVRPRDTDYVLPVNEAMDIKPWEFRFEASAVILYMVLGAYITFSDLGLVAGDTSFMVTYALCGIVILGGIFARIRKKQAKLAQLDPTQV from the coding sequence ATGCCAATGACAATCCTACTGTCGTTCTTTTTCTTCACAGGCTTTGTGGTGTTTTACACCTGGTCACGTGTGAAGAATCAGAAGAATGACTCAAAAGACGGCTTTTTCCTTGGAGGACGGAGCTTAACGGGTGGGCTTATCGCGAGCTCCCTGATTCTGACAAACCTTTCTGCAACGAGTTTTGTAGGGATGAGCGCCTTGTCGTTCAAAGGAAATATGTCTGTGATGGGCTACGAAGTAGCGTCTGGTATTACACTAATCATCATCGCTCTGTTCCTTGTACCACGCTACCTGAAACAAGGCATCACGACGATTCCTGATTTTCTGGAGTCTCGTTATGACCTTTCTGTAAAGCAGTTTGTGACGGTGCTATTCCTATTAAGCTACATTATCAATCTACTACCAAATACCCTTTACGCTGGGGCAATGGTTATTGGCGGTATCTTCGATGTTGAAACAATGTTAGGCATCAATCGCTTCCAGGCTATCCTTCTCATTGCATCTATTATCGGTGTGCTGGGTTTGTTCTATGCAATCTACGGTGGTCTAAAAGCAGTAGTAATTGCAGACACATTAAACGGCGTGGGTCTAATTGTAGGTGGCTTGATGATCCCAATCTTTGGACTGATCGTGCTTGGTGGCGGCAGTTTTATGGAAGGATTGGAAGTTATCACAACTAACGCGACAGACAAGCTCCAGGCAGTTGGTGCTGAAGATGATCCAAACGTACCATTCTCAACCATGTTCACTGGTTTACTTCTCGTCAACCTATACTACTGGGGAACTGACCAAGCTATCATTCAACGTGCGCTTGGGGCGAAGAACCTTAAAGAAGGCCAAAAAGGTGTGATCCTTGCGGGTGCAATCAAAGTCGTTACACCTTTATTCTTAATCATTCCAGGTATCATTGCATTCCATATGTTTGGTACTGCGGACGCAGCGGGTCAGAGTTACGAAGCAGATACGATGTATACACGCTTAGTTAACGAGGTGCTACCTAAACCACTTGTTGGCTTTTTCCTGGCGGCAATGTTTGGTGCCATCTTGTCTACCTTTAACGGAGTACTGAACTCATCTACAACATTATTTACGCTGAATGTTTACAAGCCGCTGTTTGATAAAGAGAACAAGCTTTCTGACGAACAGTTAGTAAATAAAGGCCGGGTATTTGGTCTGTTCATTGCAATCTTATCGGTTGGTATTGCGCCGTTTATTATGTTTGCGCCAAACGGTCTGTTCGATCTGTTGCAACGTCTAGCCGGCCTGTTCAGTGTGCCAATTTTCACTATTGTGTTCATGGGGTACATCACTAAGCGTGTGCCGGCAATCGCGGCCAAAGTTTCTCTTGCAGTGTTTGTCGGGACTTACGGTATTGTCCAGTTTACTCCGGCAACAATGCACGGTTATCTTGGTCCACTAAAGCCATTGGCAGAGTTACACTTCTTCCATCAGTTAGCGGTATTGTTTGTTATCTGCTGTGTGATTATGTACATCATTGGTAAAGTACGTCCACGTGACACTGACTACGTTCTGCCAGTGAATGAAGCTATGGATATTAAGCCTTGGGAATTCCGCTTCGAAGCTTCTGCGGTCATTCTATACATGGTGCTTGGTGCGTACATTACGTTCTCTGACCTTGGGTTGGTAGCCGGAGATACGTCGTTTATGGTGACGTACGCATTATGTGGCATTGTCATTCTGGGCGGAATTTTTGCTCGCATCAGAAAGAAGCAAGCTAAATTGGCGCAATTAGACCCGACGCAAGTTTAA
- a CDS encoding D-(-)-3-hydroxybutyrate oligomer hydrolase, with product MQRTVILTTASSLVLSGCLGSSDSSEKTTDYSVLPSYLSGSVDVIQVDGISDDLLTGMALNSNTGAVTPETVGIGSSPEQIRRYQLGSSYNSMMDPVTPGGWGIHWGPLVTGGISSHTVEAFTGQVSGTEYQAIVDDGSGKTNVKLVVQVPSSFSTESPCIIAGPSSGSRGVYGAAGTAGDAALKRGCAVAYTDKGTGDGVHFIGSQQVINLDGKVVDAISAGSSSAFTAEFAEGFADAADPRTATTKHAHSQQNPSKDWGLNTLQSIEFAFYALHQAYPDLAFNPDNTTVIAASWSNGGRSVLMAAEQDTQGLIDGVVAVEPSTAMNQHDFTITQGERSWGPESVGWSLYDMHAFGAVYQPCANNLTENDSADLVNSAKSPERCTRLQQLGLLTSYSADLQVLAQEAQDLMNTVAGFLPEQNLGMPAFTNMFSEITNTYGNSYGRYSISDQLCGISFASYNGGTKQFEVLSDEDKALRFLGQNMIAGGSRWIQPVNMNSYDPYGATAFNSTADKNLDADLCFFAMSHYGKAKLTELGILDTYKGNGDFDRVQAGIQEAIMSGDLQGKPAIIMHGRADQVVAPNHGGRAYYARNRQVDARDDVVYWEIENGHHLEMFAYLLAPNLGFYATPPNMQHRYAYIHPYFEQALNQMFAHLSSGEALAPSQLVRTTSMQESGEEQITNDMFGEVLAMPGEDVVRWQDNTLVIPQ from the coding sequence ATGCAAAGGACTGTTATTTTAACGACTGCCAGCTCACTGGTGCTATCGGGTTGCTTAGGCTCTTCCGACAGCTCAGAAAAAACCACGGATTACAGCGTACTGCCCAGTTATCTTTCTGGTTCGGTTGATGTCATTCAGGTAGATGGTATAAGTGATGATTTGCTCACAGGTATGGCTCTGAATAGCAATACTGGTGCAGTAACACCGGAAACGGTGGGGATAGGTTCTAGTCCGGAACAGATCCGTCGCTACCAGTTAGGATCCAGCTATAACAGTATGATGGATCCGGTAACGCCCGGTGGCTGGGGTATTCATTGGGGGCCTTTGGTTACTGGAGGGATTAGTTCTCATACGGTAGAGGCGTTTACCGGCCAGGTGTCAGGTACGGAATATCAAGCCATTGTGGATGATGGCTCTGGTAAAACCAATGTCAAACTGGTGGTGCAGGTCCCGAGTAGTTTCTCTACTGAGAGCCCTTGTATTATTGCCGGGCCATCATCCGGTTCCCGTGGTGTTTATGGGGCGGCAGGTACGGCAGGTGATGCGGCGTTAAAACGGGGTTGTGCCGTAGCCTATACCGATAAAGGCACCGGTGATGGCGTACACTTTATTGGCAGTCAGCAGGTGATTAATCTGGATGGAAAGGTTGTTGATGCCATCAGTGCAGGCTCCTCTTCTGCATTTACCGCTGAGTTTGCAGAAGGCTTTGCGGATGCTGCTGATCCGCGTACTGCAACAACCAAACACGCTCACTCCCAGCAGAATCCTAGTAAAGACTGGGGCTTGAATACCTTGCAATCCATTGAGTTTGCTTTCTACGCCTTACACCAGGCTTATCCTGATCTGGCTTTTAATCCTGACAATACCACAGTGATTGCAGCCAGTTGGTCCAATGGTGGCCGTTCTGTACTAATGGCTGCAGAGCAGGATACGCAAGGGCTGATTGATGGTGTGGTTGCTGTTGAGCCGAGTACGGCAATGAATCAGCATGATTTTACCATTACTCAGGGGGAGCGCAGCTGGGGGCCTGAATCGGTAGGCTGGAGTTTATACGATATGCATGCCTTTGGTGCGGTGTATCAGCCCTGTGCTAATAACCTGACCGAAAACGACAGTGCCGATCTGGTTAACTCTGCTAAGTCTCCTGAACGTTGTACCCGCCTGCAACAATTAGGGCTGTTAACGTCCTATTCTGCTGATTTGCAGGTACTGGCTCAGGAAGCACAGGATCTGATGAATACTGTCGCGGGGTTCCTGCCTGAGCAGAATCTGGGTATGCCAGCGTTTACTAATATGTTTTCTGAAATCACCAATACTTATGGTAACTCCTACGGTCGTTACAGTATCTCGGACCAGCTGTGTGGTATCAGCTTCGCCAGCTATAACGGCGGGACGAAACAGTTCGAGGTGCTGAGTGATGAAGATAAGGCGCTGCGCTTCCTGGGACAGAATATGATCGCTGGTGGTAGCCGCTGGATTCAACCGGTCAATATGAATTCGTATGATCCTTATGGGGCGACGGCGTTTAACTCCACAGCGGATAAAAATTTGGATGCAGATCTGTGTTTCTTTGCGATGTCCCACTACGGAAAGGCCAAGCTAACTGAGTTGGGGATTCTGGATACTTACAAAGGCAACGGTGATTTTGACCGGGTTCAGGCGGGTATTCAGGAAGCGATAATGAGTGGTGATCTACAGGGTAAACCAGCCATAATTATGCATGGTCGTGCCGATCAGGTGGTTGCACCAAATCATGGTGGTCGCGCCTACTACGCCCGTAACCGTCAGGTAGATGCCCGCGATGATGTCGTGTACTGGGAAATCGAAAATGGCCATCACCTGGAGATGTTTGCCTATCTGTTAGCCCCGAATCTGGGTTTCTATGCCACACCACCTAATATGCAGCACCGTTATGCCTATATTCATCCTTACTTTGAACAGGCGCTTAATCAGATGTTTGCTCATCTGAGCTCAGGCGAGGCGCTGGCTCCGAGTCAGTTGGTTCGCACGACGTCGATGCAGGAAAGCGGTGAAGAGCAGATTACAAATGACATGTTTGGTGAAGTGCTGGCTATGCCGGGTGAAGATGTTGTCCGCTGGCAGGATAATACGCTGGTGATTCCTCAATAA
- a CDS encoding alpha-galactosidase produces the protein MNNFVHLQSKKHSLIIKTDRAPELLHWGAKIAQIDEDLLLATERPISQARLDVDVPLSLCPELGSGHFNAPGIEGHRDGYDWAPVFRLTSTLVKDNQVTFMMSDDVAKLELIVELKLDYDTDVVQKRVTVKNIGDSKYYLGKLSSTLPLPNHANELMTLHGRWCHEFQTQRQRFEHGGFMQENRRGRTSHENFPGLFVGTNGFSEQVGQVWGFHLAWSGNHQMRADVRSDGRRFVQAGELLLSGESILETGNEYQTPWLYGCYSNSGLNGISQRFQQFVRNNIVKFPLNKPRPVHLNTWEGIYFDHKPEYIMQMATEAAEMGVERFIIDDGWFVGRDGERAALGDWYLDERKYPNGLEPVIEHVNQQGMEFGLWVEPEMVSEDSNLYRNHPDWVLGLQGYHQPSGRWQYVLDLQNEDCFNYLFERLNDLLTRYNITYLKWDMNRELVQPGHQGRPAVHGQTQALYRLVDELNKAHPEVEIESCSSGGGRIDFEILKRTQRFWASDCNDALERQAIQKGMGYFFPPEVMGAHIGPAECHSTNRRHAINMRGVTALSGHMGVELDPVKEPKAEKEAFSRYIALHKEYRHLLHSGRSFRIDPADKNQNIYGVENENEMLITVCQLAMPDHALPSPLRISCSDVNAKYLVKLVEMPQTSFQLMKQRPKWLDKTLTLGGDNLKEIGLNLPILDPESALIVHLQKI, from the coding sequence ATGAATAATTTTGTACATCTGCAAAGTAAGAAACACAGTTTAATCATTAAAACAGACAGAGCTCCCGAGCTCCTTCACTGGGGAGCAAAGATTGCACAGATTGATGAAGATCTCCTGCTTGCGACTGAACGTCCAATCTCACAAGCACGTTTAGATGTGGATGTGCCGTTGTCGCTATGTCCTGAATTGGGTAGCGGTCACTTTAATGCGCCCGGGATTGAAGGACATCGTGATGGCTATGACTGGGCTCCGGTATTCAGACTCACTTCGACGCTAGTAAAAGACAACCAAGTGACATTCATGATGAGTGATGATGTTGCTAAGTTGGAACTTATCGTTGAATTGAAGCTAGATTACGACACGGATGTTGTCCAAAAACGCGTAACAGTGAAAAACATCGGCGACAGCAAATACTATCTTGGGAAGTTATCTTCAACATTACCGTTACCAAATCATGCCAATGAGTTAATGACCCTCCATGGCCGTTGGTGTCATGAGTTTCAAACACAGCGTCAGCGTTTTGAACACGGTGGATTCATGCAAGAAAACCGTCGTGGACGTACATCTCATGAGAATTTTCCCGGGTTATTTGTCGGTACGAATGGATTTAGTGAGCAGGTTGGTCAGGTGTGGGGATTCCACCTTGCCTGGAGTGGTAATCACCAAATGCGAGCAGACGTGCGTAGTGATGGTCGCCGTTTTGTTCAAGCGGGCGAGCTTCTACTCTCTGGAGAATCAATTCTTGAAACGGGTAACGAGTATCAAACGCCTTGGCTGTATGGTTGTTACAGTAATTCCGGTTTGAATGGAATATCACAACGTTTTCAGCAATTTGTCCGTAACAACATTGTTAAGTTTCCATTAAATAAACCACGCCCAGTTCATCTGAACACCTGGGAAGGCATCTACTTTGACCACAAGCCAGAGTACATCATGCAAATGGCAACGGAAGCGGCTGAAATGGGTGTTGAACGTTTCATCATTGACGACGGTTGGTTTGTTGGGCGTGATGGCGAGCGTGCTGCTCTGGGGGATTGGTACTTAGACGAGCGAAAATATCCAAATGGTCTAGAGCCTGTTATTGAGCATGTTAACCAACAAGGTATGGAATTTGGGCTGTGGGTTGAGCCAGAAATGGTCAGCGAAGATTCTAACCTTTACCGTAATCACCCAGATTGGGTGCTCGGTCTTCAAGGTTATCATCAGCCATCTGGCCGCTGGCAGTATGTTTTGGATCTACAAAATGAAGATTGCTTTAACTACCTGTTTGAGCGTCTTAATGATCTTCTCACCCGATACAACATTACTTACCTGAAGTGGGATATGAACCGTGAACTTGTGCAGCCGGGTCATCAAGGTCGTCCTGCGGTACATGGTCAGACTCAAGCTCTGTACCGTTTAGTAGATGAGCTTAATAAGGCTCATCCGGAAGTAGAGATTGAGTCTTGTTCATCTGGTGGTGGTCGTATTGACTTTGAAATCCTCAAGCGCACACAGCGATTTTGGGCATCAGATTGTAATGATGCGCTGGAGCGTCAAGCTATTCAGAAGGGCATGGGCTACTTCTTCCCGCCAGAAGTAATGGGAGCGCACATTGGCCCAGCTGAGTGCCATTCAACAAATCGACGTCACGCTATCAATATGCGCGGTGTAACGGCTTTGAGTGGCCATATGGGCGTAGAACTCGATCCAGTAAAAGAGCCGAAAGCCGAAAAAGAAGCCTTTTCACGGTATATCGCTCTTCACAAGGAGTACCGTCATCTTCTTCACAGTGGCCGTAGCTTCCGAATCGATCCCGCGGATAAGAATCAGAACATCTATGGGGTCGAGAATGAAAACGAAATGCTCATCACGGTTTGTCAGTTGGCAATGCCAGATCACGCACTGCCTTCTCCTCTTCGTATCAGCTGCTCAGATGTGAATGCAAAGTATCTCGTCAAGCTGGTTGAGATGCCCCAAACCAGTTTCCAATTAATGAAGCAACGTCCTAAATGGTTGGACAAAACTCTAACGCTAGGTGGCGATAACTTGAAAGAAATTGGTTTGAACCTGCCAATTTTAGACCCTGAATCTGCACTGATTGTTCATTTACAAAAAATATAA
- a CDS encoding LacI family DNA-binding transcriptional regulator has protein sequence MNVTFKDVAKLAGVSTQTVSRVTNGSDNVAEKTRARVNQAIKQLGYVPNKGAQMLSRAKSTNIGLITLDMALHGAALIANGVRRKANELSLGTAFSVVAGPGLNHVQASMRELIAQQVDCVILNVPLTAEEAEHLDEQFPSLHLIFIDVPEGTSVHYVHCEHRHGSAEVVKHLVEGGREQFLLISGPPESSASNIRLNTWLHEINAANKVVSYQYQGDWMASSGYLAVKEGVAKQVAFDAVIVASDQMALGALRALDELQIDVPDQVAVVGFDGITDSAYFTPPLTTVKQDFTAIGKQAVIEAINLKDQHSPNNQRLRQINIPVELIVRRSSTESKRMDQNNKLKIKQLLRKVESLLDD, from the coding sequence GTGAATGTAACTTTTAAAGATGTCGCCAAACTTGCGGGCGTATCAACTCAAACCGTTTCTCGTGTGACCAACGGATCTGATAATGTCGCAGAAAAAACACGAGCAAGAGTAAACCAAGCGATTAAACAACTCGGCTACGTACCGAACAAGGGTGCGCAAATGTTAAGCCGTGCAAAGTCAACCAATATTGGACTTATAACGCTTGATATGGCGCTCCATGGTGCTGCACTTATTGCTAATGGTGTAAGAAGAAAAGCCAACGAGTTAAGTCTCGGGACGGCATTTTCTGTTGTTGCAGGACCTGGACTGAATCATGTCCAAGCGTCAATGCGTGAGCTTATCGCTCAGCAGGTTGATTGCGTCATTCTTAATGTTCCACTGACAGCTGAAGAAGCAGAACACCTAGACGAGCAATTTCCGAGCTTACACTTAATATTTATTGACGTACCGGAAGGTACCTCGGTTCATTATGTCCACTGCGAGCACCGGCACGGATCAGCAGAAGTTGTAAAACATTTAGTTGAAGGTGGACGCGAACAATTCTTACTCATTTCCGGACCTCCGGAATCTAGCGCATCAAATATCAGGCTGAATACTTGGCTGCATGAAATAAATGCCGCAAACAAAGTAGTAAGTTATCAGTATCAAGGTGACTGGATGGCGAGCAGCGGTTATTTAGCGGTAAAAGAGGGAGTCGCCAAACAAGTTGCGTTTGATGCAGTGATAGTTGCAAGTGACCAGATGGCCCTAGGCGCATTACGAGCACTTGATGAATTACAGATAGATGTTCCTGACCAAGTGGCTGTTGTTGGATTTGATGGAATTACTGATAGTGCTTATTTTACTCCTCCCCTTACTACCGTGAAGCAGGACTTTACCGCAATTGGCAAACAAGCCGTCATTGAGGCTATCAACCTAAAAGATCAACATTCTCCTAATAATCAGCGATTAAGGCAGATAAATATCCCTGTTGAGCTTATCGTTCGTCGTAGTAGTACTGAGAGTAAAAGAATGGATCAAAATAACAAGCTAAAAATCAAACAACTACTAAGAAAAGTCGAATCATTGCTTGATGATTAG